The following are encoded in a window of Sphaerisporangium siamense genomic DNA:
- a CDS encoding ArsR/SmtB family transcription factor — protein sequence MSGWVDSREPVLASVIALTRELADPVRLTALQLLSAEGPHTLTQLADALGVSAPRLGNHLARLRESGLVTAVRTGRHAVYQVASPGLADVLAALARYAHTDLAATAGWRATARDLAHTCYDHAAGLLGVTLFATLVERGALQPPDGRDSALALGRDTSLFAALGVDLDAVRPGRRKLATACLDRTHRLPHLGGVLGKAVLDAFVARGLVTPAEGARELTVTPRGAAELPSLLPGFTAP from the coding sequence ATGAGCGGATGGGTCGACTCGCGCGAGCCCGTCCTCGCGTCCGTCATCGCCCTGACCCGCGAGCTGGCCGACCCCGTGCGCCTCACCGCGCTCCAGCTCCTGTCCGCGGAAGGGCCGCACACGCTCACCCAGCTCGCCGACGCGCTCGGCGTGTCCGCGCCGCGCCTCGGCAATCATCTCGCGCGGCTGCGCGAGAGCGGGCTGGTCACGGCCGTGCGCACCGGCAGGCACGCCGTCTACCAGGTGGCCTCCCCCGGCCTCGCCGACGTGCTCGCCGCCCTGGCCAGGTACGCGCACACCGACCTCGCCGCGACCGCCGGGTGGCGGGCGACCGCGCGCGACCTCGCCCACACCTGCTACGACCACGCGGCCGGGCTGCTCGGCGTCACCCTGTTCGCCACGCTCGTCGAGCGGGGCGCCCTGCAGCCGCCCGACGGCCGCGACAGCGCGCTCGCCCTCGGGCGCGACACGTCCCTGTTCGCCGCGCTGGGCGTGGACCTGGACGCGGTGCGCCCCGGGCGCCGCAAGCTCGCCACCGCCTGCCTGGACCGCACGCACCGCCTGCCCCATCTCGGCGGCGTCCTCGGCAAGGCCGTGCTCGACGCGTTCGTCGCGCGCGGGCTGGTGACGCCGGCGGAGGGCGCGCGCGAGCTCACCGTCACCCCGCGCGGCGCGGCCGAGCTGCCGTCCCTGCTGCCCGGTTTCACCGCGCCGTGA
- a CDS encoding helix-turn-helix domain-containing protein, with translation MSNGRLVTVRAHIRRLPTRTVITAGAVLTAFAIIVLVISALLPDSTPEPSGVAARSQTTAAPAPVTRAYLAAELRRLREGAGLSLANAGRRAGIDEQRVTRIESGGVRPTARDVSALCEAYELSAEERNRLMFVQYQLDR, from the coding sequence TTGAGCAATGGCCGGCTGGTCACCGTCAGAGCCCATATCCGCCGGCTGCCCACCCGCACCGTCATCACCGCGGGTGCGGTCCTCACGGCGTTCGCCATAATCGTGCTGGTCATCTCCGCGCTGCTGCCCGACTCCACGCCCGAGCCGTCCGGCGTGGCCGCGCGGTCCCAGACCACCGCCGCGCCCGCCCCGGTGACGCGCGCCTACCTGGCCGCCGAGCTGCGGCGCCTGCGCGAGGGCGCCGGGCTGTCCCTCGCCAACGCCGGGCGGCGCGCGGGCATCGACGAGCAGCGCGTCACCCGCATCGAGAGCGGCGGCGTCCGTCCCACCGCCCGCGACGTCTCCGCACTGTGCGAGGCGTACGAGCTGTCCGCCGAGGAGCGCAACCGGCTGATGTTCGTGCAGTACCAGCTCGACCGCTGA
- a CDS encoding DUF1707 SHOCT-like domain-containing protein, which yields MVHGNPNLRADDADRDQVTALLSEAYGTGRLTREELDDRLERTQTARYRGDLQDLVRDLQATPYPPSHPQRHTPWQQTPHMPDPRSQGAYAPGSYPPGSPSPGPYSQGPYEPGGYAQTPYSQGPYAQGPVSPQGSHLPPVGDSGYQGEPLPPYQLQQILDQQITQRLAMGWRLESRHGWQAVLTYGEPLNPGVHVAHAAITVLTCLVWAIVWAVHASKSGIQRRELISIDACGNIHVQPLPK from the coding sequence ATGGTGCACGGCAACCCGAACCTTCGCGCCGACGACGCCGACCGCGACCAGGTCACCGCCCTCCTCAGCGAGGCGTACGGAACCGGCCGGCTCACCCGCGAAGAGCTGGACGACCGCCTCGAACGCACCCAGACCGCCCGCTACCGCGGCGACCTCCAGGACCTCGTCAGAGACCTCCAGGCCACCCCTTACCCGCCGTCCCACCCCCAGCGACACACCCCCTGGCAGCAGACCCCGCACATGCCGGACCCCCGCTCCCAGGGCGCCTACGCGCCGGGGTCGTATCCACCGGGCTCCCCCTCGCCGGGGCCGTACTCTCAGGGGCCATACGAACCAGGAGGGTACGCACAGACGCCGTACTCCCAGGGGCCGTACGCGCAGGGACCGGTCTCCCCGCAGGGGTCCCACCTACCGCCCGTGGGCGACTCCGGATACCAGGGCGAGCCGCTGCCGCCGTACCAGTTGCAACAGATCCTCGACCAGCAGATCACCCAGCGCCTCGCCATGGGCTGGCGCCTGGAGAGCCGGCACGGCTGGCAGGCCGTCCTGACCTACGGCGAGCCGCTCAACCCCGGAGTCCACGTCGCCCACGCCGCGATCACCGTCTTGACGTGCCTCGTGTGGGCCATCGTCTGGGCCGTCCACGCCAGTAAGTCGGGCATCCAGCGCCGCGAGCTGATCTCCATAGACGCCTGCGGCAACATCCACGTCCAACCCCTCCCCAAGTAA